In the Flavobacterium sp. 90 genome, GAACCAACTTTAGTAACATATAATTTGTTACCCATTTCAAGTGGAGTAATGTCAGCTTCAACAAAATCAGGAAGATCTTTAGGTAAAGCTTTAACTTTTAATTTACGTGTGTTTAAACGTAAAACACCTCCAGCAAGAACACCTTTAGATGTACCAACGATTTTTACTGGAACTTCCATAGTGATTTCTTTGTCATCAAATAATTGAAAGAAGTCAATGTGTAAAATTTTGTCAGATACCGGGTGAACCTGAATGTCTTGCAAAATTGCATTGAATGATTTTCCTTTTCCAAGTTCGATCACAACTGTGTGAGCGTTTGGAGTGTAAACCAAGTTTTTGAATGCCGCAGCGTCCGCTGAGAAATGTACTGCCTGATTTCCTCCGTATAACACGCAAGGAACCGCTCCAGCATTACGTAAGGCTTTAGTTGACACTTTGCCCACGCTTTCTCTTTCTGATCCTTTAATTGTAATCGATTTCATTGTAAAAAAAATATAGTTATTAATAAATATTCTATTTGCTTTAAGCTTTAGGCACTAGACCTTAGGCTTTTAAAATGAGTAACAATGCTTATAGCTTAAAACCTAAAGCTTACCGCTTCTACATTATAAATTTTCCACTAATGGAATTGTTGTGGTGCACCATGTGCATAACTTCAGCAAAAAGAGGTGCACAACTCACTACTCTAATTTTCTTTGATTCTCTTTTTAACGGAATAGAATCGGTAACTATTAACTCGCTTAATTTTGAGTTTTCAATTTTTTCGTAAGCTCCACCTGATAAAATAGCGTGTGTACAGATTGCTCTAACGCTTAATGCTCCTTTTTCGATCATTAAATCTGCCGCTTTCGCTAATGTACCACCAGTATCGATCATGTCGTCTACTAATATTACGTTACGACCTTTTACTTCACCAATTAGCTCCATAGTATCGATAACGTTGGCTGCTTTTCTTTGTTTGTAACAGATTACTACATCTGATTCCAAGAACTTAGAGTAAGCATATGCTCTTTTTGAACCTCCCATATCCGGAGATGCAATTGTTAGATTCTCTAATTTTAAACTTTCTACGTATGGTAAAAAGATTGTAGATGCAAATAAATGATCTACTGGTTTTTCGAAAAACCCCTGAATTTGATCTGCGTGCAAATCCATTGTCATTACTCTTGTCGCTCCGGCAGCATCTAATAAATTAGCTACTAATTTTGCTCCAATCGGAACTCTTGGTTTGTCTTTTCTATCCTGTCTTGCCCAACCAAAATAAGGCATAACAGCTGTAATATGTCTTGCCGATGCGCGTTTTGCTGCATCAATCATTAATAACAATTCCATCAAATTATCGGCAGTTGGAAAAGTTGAACACACGATAAAAACGCGTAATCCTCTTATTGATTCTTCGTAAGATGGTTGAAATTCTCCATCACTATACGTTGACATCGTTACTTTCCCTAACGGAATTCCGTATTGTTCTGCAATTTTTTCTGCAAGATAAACACTTTGTGAACAAGCAAAAATTTTAGCTTCTGGTTCTAGGTGCGACATTATAATTTGTTGTTTTGTAGTTAGTTGTGTGTGCTTCGTTTTAACGAGGTGCAAATTTAGAAAATTTATTGGACACTGAAAGGAAAAAATTAAGTATTTTTATTAGAATTTTTAATTTTATTTTTTACATTTGCACCGTGTTAAAGGAATAAGCACAGTTATGACATCATAATTAACTTATTCTATTGCGTTAAAACAATTGATTTATTTGATTGTTTTTTCGTCTGCTAAGCCCGGATGGCGGAATTGGTAGACGCGCTGGTCTCAAACACCTGTGGGAAACCGTGCCGGTTCGACTCCGGCTCCGGGTACAAAAACCTCTTCTTAACGGAAGAGGTTTTTTTGGTTTTATACCTCTTTAATTAAAACTAATTTTATTGCTTTTTCGTTTTTAACTCCTATCTTTCAACAACTTAAAACTTATCACCTCTATAGCTTCAAATTATAACTCAGGATAAAATGGAAAAAATCGAGCACATTAATTATATCAAATCCCCTATTTCCACTGTTTTTAAAGCACTAACAACAGAAGAAGGTCTTGGCGCTTTTTGGACAGAGAAATTGATTGTTAAGCCAGAATTGGGGTTCATCAATGAATTTAATTTTGGAGATAATGACCTCACAAAAATGAAAATAACAGAATTATCTCCTAATAAAAGAATAGTATGGGAATGTATAGAATCTGATCCGGAATGGGTTGGTACAAAAATTTCGTTTGATTTAACTGAAAAAGATGGCGTTACATCAGTTGTTCTCAAACATTTTGATTGGCGCGACCTAACCGAATTCTATCAATGGTGCAATTACAACTGGGCAATGTTTCTTTTAAGTCTCAAAAATTACTGCGAAGATGGTGATGGAACACCTTATCAGAAAAGGAAGTTTTAATAAATGGTGCAAAAATCAAACCTAATGGTGGTTTTGTGATTAAAATTTAAACGTATTATTGTACAAGCGACATCAGTTCTTTTAAGAATAGTAGACTTTAGTTTTATCAATACATTTAGTTATTGATTTTTTTTGAAATTTCCATAAAAGGTTTTTCAATACCTCTATAACACAGAAAACTAAAAATTACTATAATTGGTGTAATTAAAAAAACAACTTTACAATATTCTGATGCCAAAAGGTTTTTTGCTTTCTCAAGCCCAAATCCAAAATAAAAAACAAGAAAAAGAATAATACCGTGAATTAGATATGTACTATAAGAAATCTCACCCAACAATTTTAATGTTGAGCTATTCAAAATTCCAAATAGTGTATTTCCAGATGCTATTAAAATAAAAACAATTGTTATTAAAAGCTTACAATATATATTATTGGAGTTTTCAAATTGAGGTATTAAAGCCAAACAAACTAAAATTAAAATACTTAAAAGCGTACTGTTTTTATTTTCAAGAAGTTTCTTTTTTACGACAAGTGCTGCTATAGCTCCTCCTACAAAAGAAAGAAGAAAAGGAATACGGATAGCATTTACATAAAAATATCCAATGATAAAAAGAAGACTTATTATCAAATAAAAAACTGGCGGTTTCTTCTTTAAAATTATTAGTGAGATTAAAGGCAGACTAAAATAAAATAACCACTCAAAAGGAAGTGACCAAACTACTCCAGCATTAATCAAATAAGTTAATCCAAAATTATTAATACTTGTGTCACGGATAACTGTAAAAGTCCCCAACAAAAACATCTCATGTAAAAACTGAAACATTCCCGTTTTCAATTTCCAATCACTAATAATCATTACAGTTATCACAATTATAGTAAGAGAAAAATAATACATTGGGGCTAATCTAAAAAATCTTGAAACGAAGAATAACCTCCAATCAAATCCTTTTTCTTTTGAATTTAACAATTTTGAAATAAATAAAAAACTTGAAATCATGAAAAAAAAAGCAACGCTTGTAGAGCCCAATTGTGAATACAAATAAGATTTAGAAGCCCATTGATTTTCGTGAATATATTGATACCATAAACTTGCGTGAGAAATAAATACACTAATTGCCAGAAATCCTCTAAGACCATCAACCGTTTCATATCTTGAAGACAAATTATTTACTTTGTATTTTAAATTAATTATATAAGCTGTAGAAAACGCAATTATAAATACAATAAGAGCAAATAAAGGAGTTAAATTATTCATTTAGGATTTATTCATTTTTTAATTATTCTTTCTTATAATATTAAAAAGGCAAAAGATTTTTTCAATCTGCTTTTTCTGTCCAAATAAAGAAAGACTGGACAAAGAAACAATAATTATTTATTTTACAGTTTTACATTAATAATTTAAATTATAAAACATCAAAACTTGATTTAGAGGAAAATTTACTCCATAACAACCTCGCAACTCGCCTTATGCAAAACAGGAAAATTACACGAATTCGCAATAAAACATAATTGATTTGCTTTTGTATGCAATTCTAATGCTAAATCAATTTTATCTGGATTTGAAATCTTTACTTTCGGATTTAATCTGACTTCTGTAAAACGTCCACTTCCTTCAAACGAAACTTCCAATGTTGCTTCGGCGTTATCTGAATATTCCAGAACTTCTATTCCGTTTTGAGAACATACATATAAATATGACATCATATGGCAGGAAACTAAACTGCTCAACAACAAATCTTCGGGGTTGTATAATTCCGGATCGCCTTTGAAAGCTTTTGCTGCCGAAACATCTAAAACAGGTTTTCCTTCGATAGAAATCTTATGACTTTTGCTATAAAATCTCTTTGTTGTTTCTTCTTGCTTTTTATTTGAAGCCCAATTTAGTTCTGCTTTAAAGATGTGTTTTAGTATCATTTTTTATAAATTAAATAGGAAAATGCGTTCCAAGCCCTAACCCATAGAAAAATTGTAAGTAAATATAAATCAAAAATGAATTAATCTCAAATTCTATAATAAAACATGAAATTAAAAAAATCATATTTTTGTAAGAAATTACATTTATAATGTATTGATAGTTAATGTGTTAATTGTTTATGGATAGTTTGTTTTTATCTGTTGTACTACATAATAATATGAATAATAAGCACAAGAGTTTTAGGAAAATATTGGTTAATTTTATCATTCTTCTTTTCTAAATACCTATATACCAATACTTTGAAAACCGTTGCTTCTTTAGAAGAGAAATCTTCATTAAGTTTTAAATAAGTAAAGTTCTTTTTCACTACACGCCTCATAATTACTAGGGAGAATTTATTAATCACTAAAAATTATTATTATGAGACTAAAATTATCTTTATTACTCGTTTTTATTATTACGTATTCGTGGTCCCAGTCGGGATCAACGAAAACCTTTACTGGCAATGGAACGTTTTCTGTTCCTGCCGGGGTAACCAGTCTCAATGTTCAGGCTTGGGGTGGTGGCGGATCTGGTGGAGGTGCCAGTGGTGCTCCATTGCTTTTAGGGAGAGGTGCCGCTGGCGGCGGCGGAGGTGCTTATGCAAGTAATACTTTATTAGTAACTCCCGGAGCAACACTTAATGTTGTGGTTGCAAGCCAAACCAGTGGTACCAATGGTGCTGGTGTCGCAGGAGGTAATTCTACTATTACCGGTTTTGAATCTTCTATTTTAGCGGCAGGTGGATCTGGCGGAGATGCTAATAATGCAGGAGGCTCACCTACAGGAGGAATTGGAGGTACAATTGCAGCTTCTGCTGGCTCTATTAAATTTGCCGGTGCAAACGGAGGAAATGGTAATTCCTGGAATCTTTTAGGATTGTTGCTTTCGTCTGGTGCTGGTGGCGCCGGAGCAGGTTCAGGTGGTGCCGGAGGTACTGCCGTTTCAGGTTTAATTTTAAGTAATGCACCCGGAAATGCAGGTTCACCTCCCGGTGGTGCTGGTAGTGGAGCTATAAATTCTGCATTGGGTACTTCGCAAATTGGAGGTGCTGGTGCAGCTGGTCGAGTGGTTATTGCTTATAGCTGTTCTAATTTTAGTCTTACCAGTACAACTGCTACAAGTATTTGTGCTTCTGCTGGTATAACATCTTTAGTTACATTAACGGGCAGTGTAGCCTCGTTACCTGTAGGTTCTTATTTAGTAACATATAATCTAAGTAATCCTGTTGCTACGGGTTTAGGTGCTGCTTTAACGGTTAGTACAGCAGGTACGGGAACTTTTACAGCAGCAGGACTAGTTAATTTAGGTTCTAGTACCATAACCATTACTAATCTTACTTCAGAATCTTGTTCTTCTAATATCACAACTAATAATACTGCTACAATAACAGTATCTCCGGCATCAGTTGGCGGAACAGTAACTGGCGGAACTACCATTAATGCGGGAAGTACAAGCGGATTGTTAACATTATCAGGTCATACAGGGACAGTTGTTAAATGGCAATCTGCCGTAAGTCCTTTTACAACATGGTCAGATATTGCAAATATAAATACCACCTATACTTCAGGTCCATTAACAGAAACTACTCAATTTAGAGCAGTTGTGCAAAGTGGTACTTGTGCTACAGCAAATTCTACCTCAACAACGGTTACAGTAGCTCCAAGGCCAACTATTACCTTAGCGACTTCGGCGACTAGTGCTTGCTCAAGTGCAGCTGCACAAAGTACAAATTTAAGCTACAGCGCAACAACAGGTAGTCCAACCACATATAGTATTGTTTGGAATGGATCTCCTATAAATAGTTTTGCAGCAGTTACTGATGCCGTTTTACCTGCCAGTCCAATTTCGATTGCTATTCCAGCAGGTACAATAGATGGTACTTATACAGGAACATTGACAGTAAAAAATGCAAATGGTTCCGTTAGCAGTCCAGGCTCAACTTTTAGTGTTACAGTAAATCAAGTACCAACTATAACAGCATTATCTAGTTCACAAATATATTGTTCAGGAGCTAATGAAACGCCAACATCATTGTTTTATAGTGGGGCAACGGGATCTCCGGTAACTTATAGTATTGTCTGGAATTCATTTCCAACAAATAATTTTACGAATGTTACAGATGCAATTTTACCAGTGAGCCCAATTGGATTTACAATTCCCTCAGGGATACTTGCCGGAACTTATACAGGTACATTAACTGTAAAATCGGCAAATGGTTGTACAAGCCTTGGTTCTGCTTTTACTATAAATATAAAGGAGACTTCTAAAATTACTACCACAGGAACAATCAATTCAGTTTGTGCGAGTAGTAATTTACAAAATGCAACATTAGCATATTCCGGATCTACAGGGAACCCTACAGGATATTCTATAGTTTGGAGCAATGAGGCCGATAACGCTGGATTACTAGAACAATTCTATACTCCATTTAATTTTGCTTCTGGTGGCGGCCTTATAGATACAATTGAAATTCCCGGAAATGTTCCGGCAGGAACTTATTCAGGAACCCTTTCCGTTAAAGGGCTGTTTTGTGATTCAACTATACCAATATCTGTAGTAATAAAACCATTGCCTACTATAAAAAGAGCATTCGTTTCAGGAGGTGTTTGTTCAGGAGCGACTGATGCAACTTCAATATCATTATTTTATAGTGAGCTATCAGGATCTCCAACAACGTATAGTATTGTTTGGGATGCATCATCCCCCTCTAATAATCTTGCGAACGTTATTGATGCAGCTTTACTTCCCGACGAGCTTACAATTGTATTTCCTGCCGGAACAGCTGCCGGAGAATACAATGGTATCGTAACGGTAAAAAATGAAGATGGCTGTGTAAGTGTAGGCTCACCTTTTACTATAGAAGTAGGAGAGACTCCAACAATAGCCCTAACACAGTCTGAGTTTAATGTTTGTGCGGCTAATTTTAATTTGCGTTCAACTATAAATATACCTTATAGTGGTACAACTGGATCTCCAAATACATATAGTATAGCTTGGGATCCATCGCCATCAAATAATTTACCAGAGATCACTAATGAAGAATTCTCTGAAAGTCCTATTTCATTTTCAATTCCTGGCCTTGCTCCGGGAACCTATACGGGTATATTGACGGTAAGAAATGATAGTTGTATAAGTTCAGATTCAGTTATTACGATCAATGTAGCTCCAAAACCTACAATTACTACAACAGGCACAATAGATACAGTTTGTAGTAGTGATGCTACTCAAAATGCAACATTGACATATTCTGCCAGTACAAATAACCCTGTGAGCTATTCGATTGATTGGGATGATGATAATTTTGCAGACCAGGGCAATACTTCGTTTAGTTTTACTTCTGGCGGAGGTATTATAAACAATATTGTAGTCCCTGCTAATGTTTCTGCAGGAAACTATTCAGGTACAATTTATATTAGTGATGGAAATTGCGAGAATTTTTTTCCCGTTTCTATAACAATTAATGATTCCCCTTCTGTAACATTTAAAAACACTACAATCAATACTTGTTTTGGTTATAGTTCATTTGAAGATGTATTTTATTTTGCTGCAGTCAATGGTTCTCCTACAACATACAGTATTGCGTGGAATTCATCTCCAACAAATAATTTGGTATCAGTTACAGATGCAGCTTTAGCACCAGATGGTGTTTATTTAACAATTCCTGAAGGCTTAGCTGTAGGTAGTTATATAGGTTTTTTAACTGTAAAAAATGAAGCCGGATGCAAAAGTTCTCCTATTGCAATTACAATAAATGTAAATGAATCTCCAACAATTACTACAACAGGAGTTATTGCTTCGGTTGAGGCAACTACGAGCAGTCAAAATGCAAGTTTAACTTACACTGAAGTTTCGGAAAATCCTACATCTTATTATATTGATTGGGATGCTGAAGCAAATACTGCTTTATTAACAGATCAGGAAAGTACTCCGTTTACTTTTGTATCTAGTGGAGGTGTAATCAATACAATTGTAATACCAGCAAATGTTCCGGCAGGAACGTACACTGGTTTATTATTCATTTCTAATGAAACATGTAGTGCACCTCAATCTCAACCAATATCTATAACAATCACTGATCCTGCACCAACTATTGCATTAGATGCTTCTGCTGCAATTACTTGTTATGCTGATCCTGATGATGAACAAAGTACAACATTGGCTTATACAGGAACTACAGGAAACCCAACAACCTACAGTATTGTTTGGAATTCATCTCCCGCAAATAGTTTTGAACCTGTCACGGACGCATTATTACCAACTAGTCCCATAACAATTGGAATTCCTACCGAAACTGATCTAGGAACTTACACAGGTACATTAACAGTTAAAAATGCAAATGGTGTAGTAAGTTCAGATTATACTTTTACTTTATTTGTAGATACGCTTGGTTATGTTAATATAACTAATGAGGGAAAAATTACCTCGGCTGTCACAAGTATCGAACCTCAAATTACTTCATTAACATATCTTAATTTTGCTTCGGATTTAATCACGCTTCTTCCTACAAAATATTCAATTGATTGGAATGATACAGCAAATGCTGCTTTATTAGTAGATCAGCCAACTTCTATGTTGACTTTTAAGTCTGAAGGTGGACAAATTAATACAATTATAATACCTGCAAATGTTCCGTCTGGAACTTATTATGGTGTAATATATTTTTCTAATGAGTCGACTTGTATTCAATCTCAACCAATATCCATAACAATCAATGATCCTGCACCAACAATAGCATTAGCAACTTCTACAGAAGACATTTGTCCGGACATCAATGCTTTTTTAAATAGTACACCATTAAGTTATAGTGCTACATCAGGAAGTCCTGTAACCTATAGTATTGTTTGGGATGCATCTTCGGCAAATATTCTTTCCGGAGTTACTGATGCGCCATTGCAAGAATCTCCTATATTAGTATACATACAAGGAAATACACCTGCGGGAACTTATACAGGAACATTGACTGTGAAAAATGCAAATGGTGTAGTTAGTTCTGGTAACATTTTTACCCTAACGGTAAATCAGAAGCCTACGCTTACAACAACAGGAGTAATTGATCCAATTTGTTCAAGCAATAATCTTCAAAATGGATTTTTCAAATATACGGCCTCTAGCGGCAGTCCTATAAGCTATTCTATCGATTGGGATCAAACAGCAAATGATGCACTATTAGTAGATAAGCCTACTACTTCCTTTACTTTCGCATCAGGCGGCGGTTTAAACATATTTAGCATTGAAGCAAATGTTTTGCCAGGAACTTATTCAGGAACTATAACAGTTAACAATACTTCTTGTTCAGCATCCTACCCAATATCTATAACAGTAACCACAGGACTGGTTGGCGGAACTGTTACGGGTGGTACAACAATTACTTCTGGAAGTACAAGCGGTTTACTGACACTCTCAGGTACTACGTCATTTGTTACTAGATGGCAATCTTCCGTAAGTCCGTTTACTGTATGGTCGAATATCTTTACTACGAATACAACTTACACCTCGGGACCATTAACAGAAACTACTCAATTTAGAGCTGTTGTTCAAAGCGGAACTTGTTTTGCTGTAAATTCTGATCCAACGACTGTTACCGTTTTATCTGCATTTGCAAAATCTACAGATACAGATTCAGCTGAAAAAATAACTTCTGTAACTGCCTTTAATCAAGTGCTTACTGTCGAGACGACTAATCAGGCAATCAATCAGGTATCAGTTTT is a window encoding:
- a CDS encoding ribose-phosphate pyrophosphokinase, with translation MSHLEPEAKIFACSQSVYLAEKIAEQYGIPLGKVTMSTYSDGEFQPSYEESIRGLRVFIVCSTFPTADNLMELLLMIDAAKRASARHITAVMPYFGWARQDRKDKPRVPIGAKLVANLLDAAGATRVMTMDLHADQIQGFFEKPVDHLFASTIFLPYVESLKLENLTIASPDMGGSKRAYAYSKFLESDVVICYKQRKAANVIDTMELIGEVKGRNVILVDDMIDTGGTLAKAADLMIEKGALSVRAICTHAILSGGAYEKIENSKLSELIVTDSIPLKRESKKIRVVSCAPLFAEVMHMVHHNNSISGKFIM
- a CDS encoding acyltransferase, with product MNNLTPLFALIVFIIAFSTAYIINLKYKVNNLSSRYETVDGLRGFLAISVFISHASLWYQYIHENQWASKSYLYSQLGSTSVAFFFMISSFLFISKLLNSKEKGFDWRLFFVSRFFRLAPMYYFSLTIIVITVMIISDWKLKTGMFQFLHEMFLLGTFTVIRDTSINNFGLTYLINAGVVWSLPFEWLFYFSLPLISLIILKKKPPVFYLIISLLFIIGYFYVNAIRIPFLLSFVGGAIAALVVKKKLLENKNSTLLSILILVCLALIPQFENSNNIYCKLLITIVFILIASGNTLFGILNSSTLKLLGEISYSTYLIHGIILFLVFYFGFGLEKAKNLLASEYCKVVFLITPIIVIFSFLCYRGIEKPFMEISKKINN
- a CDS encoding SRPBCC domain-containing protein, whose amino-acid sequence is MEKIEHINYIKSPISTVFKALTTEEGLGAFWTEKLIVKPELGFINEFNFGDNDLTKMKITELSPNKRIVWECIESDPEWVGTKISFDLTEKDGVTSVVLKHFDWRDLTEFYQWCNYNWAMFLLSLKNYCEDGDGTPYQKRKF
- a CDS encoding OsmC family protein; the protein is MILKHIFKAELNWASNKKQEETTKRFYSKSHKISIEGKPVLDVSAAKAFKGDPELYNPEDLLLSSLVSCHMMSYLYVCSQNGIEVLEYSDNAEATLEVSFEGSGRFTEVRLNPKVKISNPDKIDLALELHTKANQLCFIANSCNFPVLHKASCEVVME
- a CDS encoding 50S ribosomal protein L25/general stress protein Ctc — encoded protein: MKSITIKGSERESVGKVSTKALRNAGAVPCVLYGGNQAVHFSADAAAFKNLVYTPNAHTVVIELGKGKSFNAILQDIQVHPVSDKILHIDFFQLFDDKEITMEVPVKIVGTSKGVLAGGVLRLNTRKLKVKALPKDLPDFVEADITPLEMGNKLYVTKVGSPEYKVMHPENTVVAQVRISRAAMKAAQEAAKAAKAPAKGKKK
- a CDS encoding T9SS sorting signal type C domain-containing protein, with protein sequence MRLKLSLLLVFIITYSWSQSGSTKTFTGNGTFSVPAGVTSLNVQAWGGGGSGGGASGAPLLLGRGAAGGGGGAYASNTLLVTPGATLNVVVASQTSGTNGAGVAGGNSTITGFESSILAAGGSGGDANNAGGSPTGGIGGTIAASAGSIKFAGANGGNGNSWNLLGLLLSSGAGGAGAGSGGAGGTAVSGLILSNAPGNAGSPPGGAGSGAINSALGTSQIGGAGAAGRVVIAYSCSNFSLTSTTATSICASAGITSLVTLTGSVASLPVGSYLVTYNLSNPVATGLGAALTVSTAGTGTFTAAGLVNLGSSTITITNLTSESCSSNITTNNTATITVSPASVGGTVTGGTTINAGSTSGLLTLSGHTGTVVKWQSAVSPFTTWSDIANINTTYTSGPLTETTQFRAVVQSGTCATANSTSTTVTVAPRPTITLATSATSACSSAAAQSTNLSYSATTGSPTTYSIVWNGSPINSFAAVTDAVLPASPISIAIPAGTIDGTYTGTLTVKNANGSVSSPGSTFSVTVNQVPTITALSSSQIYCSGANETPTSLFYSGATGSPVTYSIVWNSFPTNNFTNVTDAILPVSPIGFTIPSGILAGTYTGTLTVKSANGCTSLGSAFTINIKETSKITTTGTINSVCASSNLQNATLAYSGSTGNPTGYSIVWSNEADNAGLLEQFYTPFNFASGGGLIDTIEIPGNVPAGTYSGTLSVKGLFCDSTIPISVVIKPLPTIKRAFVSGGVCSGATDATSISLFYSELSGSPTTYSIVWDASSPSNNLANVIDAALLPDELTIVFPAGTAAGEYNGIVTVKNEDGCVSVGSPFTIEVGETPTIALTQSEFNVCAANFNLRSTINIPYSGTTGSPNTYSIAWDPSPSNNLPEITNEEFSESPISFSIPGLAPGTYTGILTVRNDSCISSDSVITINVAPKPTITTTGTIDTVCSSDATQNATLTYSASTNNPVSYSIDWDDDNFADQGNTSFSFTSGGGIINNIVVPANVSAGNYSGTIYISDGNCENFFPVSITINDSPSVTFKNTTINTCFGYSSFEDVFYFAAVNGSPTTYSIAWNSSPTNNLVSVTDAALAPDGVYLTIPEGLAVGSYIGFLTVKNEAGCKSSPIAITINVNESPTITTTGVIASVEATTSSQNASLTYTEVSENPTSYYIDWDAEANTALLTDQESTPFTFVSSGGVINTIVIPANVPAGTYTGLLFISNETCSAPQSQPISITITDPAPTIALDASAAITCYADPDDEQSTTLAYTGTTGNPTTYSIVWNSSPANSFEPVTDALLPTSPITIGIPTETDLGTYTGTLTVKNANGVVSSDYTFTLFVDTLGYVNITNEGKITSAVTSIEPQITSLTYLNFASDLITLLPTKYSIDWNDTANAALLVDQPTSMLTFKSEGGQINTIIIPANVPSGTYYGVIYFSNESTCIQSQPISITINDPAPTIALATSTEDICPDINAFLNSTPLSYSATSGSPVTYSIVWDASSANILSGVTDAPLQESPILVYIQGNTPAGTYTGTLTVKNANGVVSSGNIFTLTVNQKPTLTTTGVIDPICSSNNLQNGFFKYTASSGSPISYSIDWDQTANDALLVDKPTTSFTFASGGGLNIFSIEANVLPGTYSGTITVNNTSCSASYPISITVTTGLVGGTVTGGTTITSGSTSGLLTLSGTTSFVTRWQSSVSPFTVWSNIFTTNTTYTSGPLTETTQFRAVVQSGTCFAVNSDPTTVTVLSAFAKSTDTDSAEKITSVTAFNQVLTVETTNQAINQVSVFDVSGNLLYKKKGISDSKLVINSLRSSNQVLIVKVVLNDNRIATKKVIY